A genomic window from Paucibacter sp. KCTC 42545 includes:
- a CDS encoding BolA family protein: MADPTPAQVQQYIAAGLPCEHLHVEGDGRHFFATIVSSQFEGLSRVRRHQLVYTVLGERMKEEIHALSMQKTLTPAEWAAAQG; encoded by the coding sequence ATGGCCGACCCTACACCCGCTCAAGTACAGCAATACATCGCCGCAGGCCTGCCCTGCGAACACCTGCATGTTGAGGGCGATGGCAGGCATTTCTTTGCCACCATCGTGTCCTCGCAATTCGAAGGCCTCAGCCGCGTGCGCCGCCATCAGCTGGTTTACACCGTGCTGGGCGAGCGCATGAAGGAAGAGATTCATGCCCTTTCCATGCAGAAGACCCTGACCCCGGCCGAATGGGCCGCGGCCCAGGGCTGA
- the hisG gene encoding ATP phosphoribosyltransferase: MITLALSKGRIFEETLPLLKAAGITVLEDPETSRKLILATNNPAVRVVLVRASDVPTYVQYGGADLGVVGRDVLIEHGVDGMYQPLDLNIARCRMSVAVRDDFDYAGAVKQGSRLRVATKYTEIARQHFADKGVHVDLIKLYGSMELAPLTGLADAIVDLVSTGNTLKANHLVEVEQIMDISSRLVVNQAALKLKQEPLRRMIDAFASAIVK; the protein is encoded by the coding sequence ATGATTACCCTGGCGCTCTCCAAAGGCCGCATCTTCGAAGAGACCTTGCCCCTGCTGAAGGCAGCGGGCATCACGGTGCTGGAAGATCCGGAAACCTCGCGCAAGCTCATTCTGGCCACCAACAACCCCGCCGTGCGCGTGGTGCTGGTGCGCGCCAGCGATGTGCCCACCTATGTGCAATATGGCGGCGCCGACCTCGGCGTGGTCGGGCGCGACGTGCTGATCGAGCATGGCGTGGACGGCATGTACCAGCCGCTGGACCTCAATATCGCCCGCTGCCGCATGAGCGTGGCGGTGCGTGATGACTTCGACTATGCGGGCGCCGTCAAGCAGGGCTCGCGCCTGCGCGTGGCCACCAAATACACCGAGATCGCTCGCCAGCATTTCGCCGACAAGGGCGTGCACGTCGATCTGATCAAGCTCTACGGTTCGATGGAGTTGGCGCCGCTGACCGGCTTGGCCGATGCCATCGTCGATTTGGTTTCCACCGGCAACACGCTCAAGGCCAATCATTTGGTCGAGGTGGAGCAGATCATGGACATCTCCTCCCGCCTGGTGGTCAATCAGGCCGCGCTCAAGCTCAAGCAAGAGCCGCTGCGCCGCATGATTGACGCCTTCGCTTCCGCCATCGTTAAGTAA
- the hisD gene encoding histidinol dehydrogenase: MLNLRQLSTASATFEAEFQRVLHWSAETDAGIETRVAEILADVRARGDAAVLDYTARFDQLSVSSMSELELTRDELKAAFDAITPAQRTALQAAAARVRSYHELQKQHSGLSWSYRDADGNLLGQKVTPLDRVGIYVPGGKAAYPSSVLMNAIPAHVAGVPEIIMVVPTPKGEKNPLVLAAAYVAGVSRAFTVGGAQAVAALAYGTATIPRVDKITGPGNAYVASAKKHVFGQVGIDMIAGPSEILVLADGSTPPDWVAMDLFSQAEHDELAQSILLCPDADYIARVAEAIERLLPTMPRQAVIRASLEGRGALIHTRSMDEACEISNRIAPEHLEVSSSEPHRWEPQLRHAGAIFLGAFTSESLGDYCAGPNHVLPTSGTARFSSPLGVYDFQKRSSLIEVSEAGAQILGPIAAELAYGEGLQAHARAAELRLKG, encoded by the coding sequence ATGTTGAATCTGCGCCAACTCAGCACCGCCTCCGCCACTTTTGAAGCCGAGTTCCAGCGGGTGCTGCATTGGTCGGCGGAAACGGATGCGGGCATCGAAACCCGGGTGGCCGAGATCCTGGCCGATGTGCGCGCCCGTGGCGACGCCGCCGTGCTGGACTACACCGCACGCTTTGATCAGCTCAGCGTCAGCAGCATGAGCGAGCTGGAGCTGACGCGGGACGAGCTGAAAGCGGCTTTTGATGCCATCACCCCCGCTCAACGCACGGCTTTGCAAGCCGCTGCGGCGCGGGTGCGCAGCTATCACGAGCTGCAAAAACAGCACTCCGGCTTGAGCTGGAGCTACCGCGATGCTGACGGCAATCTGCTCGGGCAAAAAGTGACCCCGCTGGACCGTGTGGGCATCTATGTGCCCGGCGGCAAGGCGGCTTATCCCAGCAGCGTGCTGATGAACGCCATCCCCGCCCATGTGGCCGGCGTGCCTGAAATCATCATGGTGGTGCCCACGCCCAAGGGCGAGAAGAACCCCCTGGTTTTGGCCGCCGCCTATGTGGCCGGTGTCAGCCGCGCCTTCACCGTGGGTGGCGCGCAAGCGGTAGCGGCCTTGGCCTACGGCACGGCCACCATCCCGCGCGTGGACAAGATCACCGGCCCCGGCAACGCCTATGTGGCCAGCGCCAAAAAGCATGTGTTCGGCCAGGTTGGCATCGACATGATTGCCGGCCCCAGCGAGATTCTGGTGCTGGCCGATGGCAGCACCCCGCCCGACTGGGTGGCGATGGATTTGTTCAGCCAGGCCGAGCACGACGAGCTGGCGCAGAGCATTCTGCTGTGCCCCGACGCCGACTACATCGCCCGCGTGGCCGAGGCGATTGAGCGGCTCTTGCCCACCATGCCGCGCCAGGCGGTGATTCGCGCTTCGCTGGAAGGGCGCGGCGCCTTGATCCACACCCGCTCGATGGACGAGGCCTGCGAGATCAGCAACCGCATCGCGCCCGAGCATCTGGAAGTTTCCAGCAGCGAACCGCATCGCTGGGAGCCGCAGCTGCGGCACGCCGGGGCGATCTTCCTGGGTGCTTTCACCAGCGAGTCCCTGGGTGACTATTGCGCCGGCCCCAACCATGTGCTGCCCACCTCGGGCACAGCGCGCTTCTCCTCGCCGCTGGGCGTGTATGACTTCCAAAAGCGCAGCAGCCTGATCGAGGTCAGCGAAGCCGGGGCGCAGATCCTGGGCCCCATCGCCGCAGAGCTGGCCTATGGCGAAGGGCTGCAGGCGCATGCCCGCGCAGCGGAGTTGCGCTTGAAGGGTTAA
- a CDS encoding PEP-CTERM sorting domain-containing protein: MSQHFSTARHSTLRPALAALILLASMSHAQAQSYQLSAYTRSHAADFLHNDDKTDFQSFDWLDKPQALTLNSLDTQAQVVSGGKASAKVLASIGMLKAYAFASYPYGYDAQGHLVQYGYGNGTAQASFFDTLVVSSNTLAIGTPVSYRMDFTINGTLSSPNFELGGYLSASGIAEMRLRDRESGQTSILSWNAKTQATGVYSLVLNTQVGHTLSINGMLYAEADVGSYAQTGRSTEADFYHSAYYQLSPSDSGLNTTGLSGHDFLTTAVPEPASYALLAMGLGLLGIYRRRG; the protein is encoded by the coding sequence ATGTCACAGCATTTCTCGACAGCCCGGCATTCAACCCTGAGGCCGGCCCTGGCCGCCCTCATCCTCCTGGCCAGCATGAGCCATGCACAAGCGCAGTCCTACCAACTCAGCGCCTACACCCGCAGCCACGCGGCAGATTTTCTGCACAACGATGACAAGACCGACTTCCAAAGCTTCGACTGGCTCGACAAACCCCAGGCCCTGACCTTGAACAGCCTGGATACCCAGGCCCAGGTGGTCAGCGGCGGCAAGGCCAGCGCCAAGGTCTTGGCCAGCATCGGCATGCTCAAGGCCTACGCCTTCGCCAGCTACCCCTACGGCTATGACGCCCAGGGCCATCTGGTGCAATACGGTTACGGGAACGGCACGGCGCAAGCCAGCTTCTTCGATACCTTGGTGGTCAGCAGCAACACGCTGGCCATCGGCACGCCGGTGAGCTATCGCATGGACTTCACCATCAATGGCACGCTTTCCTCACCCAATTTTGAGCTGGGCGGCTATCTCAGCGCCAGTGGCATTGCCGAGATGAGGCTGCGGGATCGCGAAAGCGGGCAGACCAGCATCTTGAGTTGGAATGCCAAAACCCAGGCCACGGGCGTCTACTCCTTGGTGCTGAACACCCAGGTCGGGCATACGTTGAGCATCAACGGCATGCTTTACGCGGAGGCCGACGTAGGTTCTTACGCCCAGACCGGGCGCAGCACCGAGGCCGATTTTTATCACTCGGCCTACTATCAGCTCAGCCCTTCGGACAGCGGGCTCAACACCACAGGCTTGAGCGGACACGACTTTTTGACCACCGCCGTGCCCGAGCCCGCCAGCTACGCGCTCTTGGCCATGGGCCTGGGCTTGCTGGGCATCTACCGCCGGCGCGGCTAG
- a CDS encoding PIN domain-containing protein, translating to MSALPLASEGFVFVDTSVLICSEDGADEGARAAVMDWLRVLWLRRLGRVSTQVLNDFYAQVTTRITPPMPNGDARAEVRRYQRWQPWAIDHATVESAWSIESRFGLPYVDALIVAAAKAQGCSLLLSLELPAELQLDSVQIINPLLTSPSSKGFLP from the coding sequence ATGAGCGCCTTGCCGCTCGCCAGTGAAGGCTTTGTCTTCGTCGATACCTCGGTGCTGATCTGCAGCGAGGATGGCGCCGATGAGGGCGCCCGCGCGGCCGTGATGGACTGGCTGCGCGTGCTCTGGTTGCGGCGCCTGGGTCGGGTCTCGACCCAGGTGCTGAATGATTTCTATGCCCAGGTCACCACCCGCATCACGCCGCCCATGCCCAATGGCGACGCGCGCGCCGAGGTGCGGCGTTATCAGCGCTGGCAGCCTTGGGCGATTGACCATGCCACGGTGGAGAGCGCCTGGTCGATCGAGAGCCGTTTCGGCCTGCCCTATGTCGACGCGCTGATCGTGGCCGCCGCCAAGGCGCAGGGCTGCAGCCTGCTGCTGAGCCTGGAGTTGCCGGCGGAGTTGCAGCTCGATAGCGTGCAAATCATCAACCCTCTTTTGACCAGCCCCAGCAGCAAGGGCTTTTTGCCATGA
- the hisC gene encoding histidinol-phosphate transaminase: MTISPRLNQALQSVREDVRATQAYAVAPSHGLVKLDVMENPFRLPPELQQALGERLGAVAINRYPAESTATLAAALARHAKMPAGCAITLGNGSDELITMLSMALSRPGAVVLSPEPSFVMYEISARYQGLKYVGVPLRSEDFSLDGPAMLAAIAEHQPALIYLAYPNNPTGNLWDAAVIEQIIEAAPGLVVMDEAYQPFASSDAMHWLSRYPQLLVMRTMSKFGLAGVRIGYLIGQQALVAEIDKVRPPFNISVLNAEAGLFALEHADVYAAQAAELRAQREMLFAALQSLPGVQPYPSQGNMILTRVPDAPALFAALKARGVLVKNSSAAHPMLKNCLRITVGTAVENQALLAALKESL, translated from the coding sequence ATGACCATCAGTCCGCGTTTGAATCAAGCCCTGCAAAGCGTGCGCGAAGACGTGCGCGCCACCCAAGCCTATGCCGTGGCGCCAAGCCATGGTCTGGTCAAGCTGGACGTGATGGAGAACCCCTTTCGCTTGCCGCCGGAGCTGCAGCAGGCGCTGGGTGAGCGCTTGGGTGCTGTCGCGATCAACCGTTATCCGGCCGAGAGCACCGCAACGCTGGCGGCCGCGCTGGCTCGCCACGCCAAGATGCCGGCAGGTTGCGCCATCACCTTGGGCAATGGCTCGGACGAGCTGATCACCATGCTCAGCATGGCGCTGAGCCGCCCCGGCGCCGTGGTGCTGTCGCCTGAGCCCAGCTTTGTGATGTACGAGATTTCGGCCCGCTACCAGGGGCTCAAGTACGTTGGCGTGCCGCTGCGCAGCGAGGATTTCTCCCTGGACGGCCCGGCCATGCTGGCAGCCATTGCCGAGCATCAACCCGCCCTGATCTACCTGGCTTACCCGAACAACCCGACCGGCAACCTCTGGGACGCCGCGGTGATCGAGCAAATCATCGAAGCCGCGCCCGGCCTGGTGGTGATGGACGAGGCCTACCAGCCCTTTGCCAGCAGCGACGCCATGCATTGGCTAAGCCGTTACCCGCAGTTGCTGGTGATGCGCACCATGAGCAAGTTTGGCCTGGCGGGTGTGCGCATCGGCTACCTGATCGGCCAGCAAGCCCTGGTGGCTGAGATCGATAAGGTGCGCCCGCCTTTCAACATCAGCGTGTTGAATGCCGAGGCCGGCCTGTTTGCGTTGGAACATGCCGATGTCTATGCCGCCCAAGCCGCCGAGTTGCGGGCGCAGCGTGAAATGCTGTTTGCGGCGCTGCAGAGCTTGCCCGGCGTGCAGCCCTATCCCAGCCAGGGCAATATGATTTTGACGCGCGTGCCGGACGCGCCGGCACTGTTCGCTGCGCTGAAGGCGCGCGGCGTGCTGGTCAAGAATTCCTCGGCCGCCCACCCCATGTTGAAGAATTGCCTGCGCATCACGGTGGGCACAGCTGTAGAGAACCAGGCCTTGCTGGCCGCGCTGAAAGAGAGCCTTTGA
- the hisB gene encoding imidazoleglycerol-phosphate dehydratase HisB: MTTTSSPSTSPRIAEISRNTKETQITVRVNLDGTGEAKLSTGIGFFDHMLDQIARHGMIDLDIDAKGDLHIDGHHTVEDVGITLGLAVAQAIGDKKGLTRYGHSYVPLDEALSRVVVDFSGRPGLAMDVKFTAGSIGAFDTQLAFEFFQGFVNHAGVSLHVDNLKGHNAHHQCETIFKAFGRALRMAMTLDPRSAGVIPSTKGTL; encoded by the coding sequence ATGACCACGACCTCCTCACCCTCAACGTCCCCCCGCATTGCCGAGATCAGCCGTAACACCAAGGAAACGCAGATCACCGTGCGCGTCAATCTTGACGGCACGGGCGAGGCCAAGCTCAGCACCGGCATTGGCTTCTTTGACCATATGCTGGACCAGATCGCCCGCCACGGCATGATCGATCTGGACATTGACGCCAAGGGCGATCTGCATATCGACGGCCACCACACGGTGGAAGACGTGGGCATCACCCTCGGCCTGGCGGTGGCGCAAGCGATTGGCGACAAAAAGGGCTTGACGCGTTACGGCCACAGCTATGTGCCGCTGGACGAAGCGCTGTCGCGGGTGGTGGTGGATTTTTCCGGCCGCCCCGGCCTGGCCATGGACGTGAAGTTCACCGCCGGCAGCATTGGCGCCTTTGACACCCAGCTGGCGTTTGAGTTCTTCCAGGGCTTCGTCAACCACGCCGGCGTCAGCCTGCATGTGGACAATCTGAAAGGGCATAACGCCCATCATCAGTGTGAGACCATCTTCAAGGCCTTTGGCCGCGCGCTGCGCATGGCGATGACGCTTGACCCGCGCTCGGCCGGCGTGATTCCGTCAACCAAGGGAACGCTCTGA
- the hisH gene encoding imidazole glycerol phosphate synthase subunit HisH: MTRTVAVVDYGMGNLRSVSQAVLHVAQGSGLEVVITANPEQVYAAERVVLPGQGAMRDCMRELADSGLKEAVLDAAARKPLMGVCVGMQMLLDHSEEQDTPGLGLIPGKVKRFQLEGQIQPDGSRYKVPQMGWNQVRQARPHAIWAGVPDQSWFYFVHSYYAAPLDAHHSAGECDYGARFTCAVARDNIFATQFHPEKSAALGLALYRNFLHWKP, encoded by the coding sequence ATGACTAGAACCGTGGCCGTCGTTGATTACGGCATGGGCAATCTGCGTTCGGTCTCGCAGGCCGTGCTGCATGTGGCGCAAGGCTCGGGCCTGGAGGTGGTGATCACCGCCAACCCCGAGCAGGTCTACGCCGCCGAGCGAGTGGTGCTGCCCGGCCAAGGGGCCATGCGCGACTGCATGCGCGAGCTGGCTGACTCCGGCTTGAAGGAAGCCGTGCTGGACGCCGCCGCCCGCAAGCCGCTGATGGGCGTGTGCGTGGGCATGCAAATGCTGCTCGATCACAGCGAAGAGCAAGACACGCCGGGCCTGGGCCTGATCCCCGGCAAGGTGAAGCGCTTTCAGCTGGAGGGTCAGATCCAGCCGGATGGCAGCCGCTACAAAGTGCCGCAGATGGGTTGGAATCAGGTTCGCCAAGCGCGGCCCCATGCCATCTGGGCGGGTGTGCCCGATCAGTCCTGGTTCTACTTCGTGCACAGCTACTACGCCGCGCCGTTAGATGCGCACCACAGCGCCGGGGAATGCGATTACGGCGCGCGCTTTACCTGCGCGGTCGCCCGGGATAATATTTTCGCCACCCAATTCCACCCCGAGAAAAGTGCTGCCCTGGGTCTTGCCCTGTACCGAAACTTCCTGCACTGGAAGCCCTGA
- the hisA gene encoding 1-(5-phosphoribosyl)-5-[(5-phosphoribosylamino)methylideneamino]imidazole-4-carboxamide isomerase, with protein sequence MLLIPAIDLKDGRCVRLKQGDMNDSTTFGEDPAAMARRWLDAGARRLHLVDLNGAFAGKPVNEAAIKAILREVGDEIPVQLGGGIRDLDTIERYLDSGISYVIIGTAAVKSPGFLKDACSAFGGHIIVGLDAKDGKVATDGWSKLTGHEVIDLARKFEDYGVEGVIYTDIGRDGMLSGVNIEATVKLAQALTIPVIASGGLSNLADIKALCEVEREGVEGVICGRAIYTGDLDLAAGQKLADEWVDGEE encoded by the coding sequence ATGCTGCTGATACCTGCTATTGACCTGAAAGACGGTCGCTGCGTTCGCCTCAAACAAGGCGATATGAACGACTCCACCACCTTTGGCGAGGACCCCGCCGCAATGGCCAGGCGCTGGCTGGATGCGGGCGCCCGGCGCTTGCATCTGGTCGACCTGAATGGCGCGTTTGCGGGCAAGCCCGTGAATGAGGCTGCCATCAAGGCCATCTTGCGCGAGGTGGGGGACGAGATCCCCGTGCAGCTGGGTGGCGGCATCCGCGACCTCGACACCATCGAACGCTATCTGGACAGCGGCATCAGCTACGTCATCATCGGCACCGCCGCTGTCAAGAGCCCGGGCTTCTTGAAGGACGCTTGCTCGGCCTTTGGCGGCCACATCATCGTGGGCCTGGATGCCAAGGACGGCAAGGTCGCCACCGATGGTTGGAGCAAGCTGACCGGTCACGAAGTGATCGACCTGGCCCGCAAGTTCGAGGACTACGGTGTGGAAGGTGTGATCTACACCGACATCGGCCGCGACGGCATGCTCAGCGGCGTCAATATCGAAGCCACGGTCAAGTTGGCGCAGGCGCTGACGATCCCCGTCATCGCCTCCGGCGGCCTGTCCAATCTGGCCGACATCAAGGCCTTGTGCGAGGTGGAACGCGAGGGCGTTGAAGGCGTCATCTGCGGCCGCGCCATCTACACCGGTGACCTCGATCTGGCCGCCGGCCAGAAGCTGGCCGACGAGTGGGTCGACGGCGAGGAATGA
- the hisF gene encoding imidazole glycerol phosphate synthase subunit HisF, translating into MLAKRIIPCLDVTGGRVVKGVNFTELRDAGDPVEIAARYNEQGADELTFLDITATSDGRDLILHIIEAVASQVFIPLTVGGGVREVADVRRLLNAGADKVSFNSAAIANPQVIRDASEKYGAQCIVVAIDAKRRQGDDLAARGPGWDIYSHGGRKNVGLDAVAWARQMAEYGAGEILLTSMDRDGTRSGFDLELTRAVSDAVSVPVIASGGVGSLEDLADGVQIGGADAVLAASIFHYGHHTVGEAKALMAARGIPVRL; encoded by the coding sequence ATGCTCGCCAAACGCATCATTCCCTGCCTCGACGTGACCGGTGGTCGCGTCGTCAAGGGCGTCAACTTCACCGAGCTGCGCGATGCCGGCGACCCGGTGGAAATCGCCGCCCGCTACAACGAGCAGGGCGCCGACGAGCTGACCTTTCTGGACATCACCGCCACCTCGGATGGGCGCGATCTGATCCTGCACATCATCGAGGCCGTGGCGAGCCAGGTCTTCATCCCACTGACGGTGGGCGGCGGCGTGCGCGAGGTGGCCGATGTGCGCCGGCTCTTAAACGCGGGTGCCGACAAGGTCTCCTTCAACTCGGCCGCGATTGCGAATCCGCAGGTGATTCGGGATGCGTCCGAAAAATACGGTGCGCAGTGCATCGTCGTGGCTATCGACGCCAAGCGCCGCCAGGGCGATGACTTGGCCGCACGCGGACCGGGCTGGGACATCTACAGCCACGGCGGCCGCAAGAACGTTGGCCTCGACGCGGTGGCCTGGGCGCGCCAGATGGCCGAGTACGGCGCCGGTGAAATTCTGCTCACCAGCATGGACCGTGATGGCACCCGCAGCGGCTTCGATCTGGAACTGACCCGCGCGGTCAGTGATGCGGTGTCGGTGCCGGTGATTGCCTCCGGCGGCGTGGGCTCGCTGGAAGATCTGGCCGATGGCGTGCAGATCGGCGGCGCTGATGCGGTGTTGGCTGCCAGCATCTTTCACTACGGCCATCACACCGTGGGCGAAGCCAAGGCCTTGATGGCGGCGCGTGGCATTCCGGTGCGACTCTGA
- the rsmD gene encoding 16S rRNA (guanine(966)-N(2))-methyltransferase RsmD, translating into MNRPRSSVAAKAKAAHTQKAAGGPRMAAREVRIIGGQWKRSKLPVADKPGLRPTPDRVRETLFNWLGQDLDGWHVLDAFAGSGALGFEAASRGATEVVLLERDAELARSLNSSRERLKATNMRVECTDSLAWLARHAAPRFELVLLDPPFGLDLYLPALAAAVPLLTPGGFIYLEAGEPIEAPAELGLEQLRSGKAGAVHFQLLQRSGAPI; encoded by the coding sequence ATGAATCGTCCCCGTTCCAGCGTCGCTGCCAAGGCAAAAGCCGCCCACACTCAAAAAGCGGCCGGCGGCCCGCGCATGGCCGCGCGCGAGGTGCGCATCATCGGCGGGCAATGGAAGCGTTCCAAGCTGCCGGTGGCCGACAAGCCAGGTCTGCGCCCCACGCCCGACCGCGTGCGCGAGACCTTGTTCAACTGGCTGGGCCAAGACCTTGACGGCTGGCACGTGCTGGACGCTTTCGCCGGCAGCGGTGCCCTGGGTTTTGAGGCCGCTTCGCGCGGCGCGACCGAGGTTGTGCTCTTGGAGCGTGACGCCGAATTGGCCCGCAGCCTGAACAGCAGCCGCGAGCGTTTGAAAGCCACCAATATGCGGGTGGAATGCACCGATTCGCTGGCTTGGCTGGCGCGCCATGCCGCACCGCGCTTCGAGCTGGTGTTGCTGGATCCGCCCTTTGGCCTCGATCTCTATTTGCCCGCCTTGGCCGCCGCCGTGCCGCTGCTGACGCCGGGTGGCTTCATTTATCTGGAAGCCGGCGAACCGATCGAAGCCCCGGCTGAGCTGGGCCTGGAGCAACTGCGCTCGGGCAAAGCGGGTGCGGTTCACTTCCAGCTCTTGCAGCGTTCGGGCGCGCCGATCTAA
- the coaD gene encoding pantetheine-phosphate adenylyltransferase encodes MTSVTVLTAVYPGTFDPMTLGHEDLMRRASRLFERLIVAVAAGHHKRTMFSIEERLEIATELAAKYPNVEVIPFRGLLRNFVVEHGGKVVVRGLRAVSDFEYEFQMAGMNRQLMPDVETVFLTPSDQFQFISGTFVREIASLGGDVSKFVSPSVRERLLERIKGE; translated from the coding sequence TTGACCTCTGTCACCGTACTCACCGCCGTTTACCCCGGCACCTTCGACCCCATGACCCTGGGCCATGAGGATCTGATGCGTCGCGCCAGCCGCTTGTTTGAGCGCCTGATCGTGGCGGTGGCGGCCGGCCATCACAAGCGCACCATGTTCAGCATTGAAGAGCGGCTTGAAATCGCCACCGAGTTGGCGGCCAAATACCCCAATGTGGAAGTGATTCCCTTCCGCGGCCTGCTGCGCAACTTCGTGGTGGAGCATGGCGGCAAGGTGGTGGTGCGCGGCCTGCGTGCCGTCAGCGACTTCGAATACGAATTCCAGATGGCCGGCATGAACCGCCAGCTGATGCCCGATGTGGAAACGGTGTTCTTGACGCCTTCGGATCAGTTCCAGTTCATCTCCGGCACCTTTGTGCGCGAGATCGCCAGCCTGGGCGGCGATGTGTCCAAGTTTGTTTCCCCTTCGGTGCGCGAGCGTTTGCTTGAGCGCATCAAGGGTGAGTGA
- a CDS encoding YfhL family 4Fe-4S dicluster ferredoxin, whose amino-acid sequence MALMITDECINCDVCEPECPNEAISMGEEFYQIEPSKCTECVGHFDEPQCVQLCPVACIPVNPAFVEGQETLMAKYLRLTAAKA is encoded by the coding sequence ATGGCTTTGATGATCACGGATGAATGCATCAACTGCGATGTATGCGAGCCCGAATGCCCCAACGAAGCGATTTCGATGGGCGAGGAGTTCTACCAAATCGAGCCCAGCAAGTGCACCGAATGCGTGGGTCATTTCGATGAGCCGCAATGCGTGCAGCTGTGTCCGGTGGCTTGCATCCCGGTCAATCCGGCCTTTGTGGAAGGCCAGGAAACCTTGATGGCCAAGTATCTGCGGCTGACGGCGGCGAAGGCCTGA
- a CDS encoding histidine phosphatase family protein, with amino-acid sequence MSGPQAPARVWRHPKPEGAAGLCVGARSDLPVHWRRAKRLARRIQALARRERLPHRVITSPLQRCASVGAWLRRWGWQHRRDDALLELDFGAWDGRAWAQISQAEVDAWVNNFSDHAPGGGESLAHMLQRVQAWPLPAGALIVSHGGWILARQWLSEHGDALPQAASWPRPPGYGECRQFQPGQVSGV; translated from the coding sequence ATGAGTGGGCCGCAAGCCCCGGCACGCGTCTGGCGCCACCCCAAGCCCGAGGGCGCGGCCGGCCTGTGTGTGGGAGCGCGCAGCGACTTGCCGGTGCACTGGCGCCGCGCCAAACGCTTGGCCAGGCGCATCCAGGCCTTGGCGCGGCGGGAGCGCCTGCCGCACCGGGTCATCACCTCACCGCTGCAACGCTGCGCCAGCGTGGGCGCTTGGCTGCGCCGCTGGGGTTGGCAGCACCGCCGCGACGACGCCTTGCTGGAGCTGGATTTCGGCGCCTGGGACGGGCGCGCATGGGCACAGATCAGCCAGGCCGAGGTGGACGCATGGGTGAACAACTTCAGCGACCACGCGCCCGGCGGCGGCGAGTCACTGGCGCACATGCTCCAACGCGTGCAAGCCTGGCCCCTGCCGGCCGGCGCGCTGATCGTCAGCCATGGCGGCTGGATATTGGCCCGGCAATGGCTCAGTGAGCATGGCGATGCCCTGCCCCAAGCCGCCAGCTGGCCGCGCCCGCCGGGCTATGGCGAATGCCGGCAGTTTCAGCCAGGGCAAGTGTCAGGGGTTTGA
- a CDS encoding adenosylcobinamide-GDP ribazoletransferase has product MRHLLHQVRLFFIALQFFTRCPVPAWVGFEPAWLQQCARYFPVVGTLVGLFAAAVLWAASWIWPASIAVGLSMAASVWLTGGFHEDGWADTCDGLGGAVSREKALLIMKDSRIGSYGALGLILMLGLKAAALLALLEADPHLGLAALVWAHSASRLAPVWLMSASAYAGDADHAKAKPLATQASSGTLYFGLAWLLLLSGLMAAYDSAWVPGLCAAWVAGGAATLAMQSWLERRLGGYTGDNLGATQQIVELVILLSLLALVGVFT; this is encoded by the coding sequence ATGCGCCATCTCCTGCACCAAGTCCGCCTCTTCTTCATCGCCCTGCAGTTCTTCACCCGCTGCCCGGTGCCGGCCTGGGTCGGCTTCGAGCCGGCTTGGCTGCAGCAATGCGCACGCTACTTCCCGGTGGTGGGCACGCTGGTGGGCTTGTTTGCGGCGGCCGTGCTGTGGGCGGCCAGTTGGATTTGGCCGGCCAGCATCGCGGTGGGCCTGAGCATGGCCGCCAGCGTTTGGCTGACCGGCGGCTTCCACGAAGACGGCTGGGCCGATACCTGCGACGGCCTGGGCGGTGCGGTCAGCCGCGAGAAGGCGCTGCTGATCATGAAGGACTCGCGCATCGGCAGCTATGGCGCGCTGGGTCTGATCTTGATGCTCGGCCTCAAAGCGGCCGCGCTGCTGGCCTTGCTGGAAGCCGACCCCCATCTGGGCCTGGCCGCCCTGGTGTGGGCCCACAGCGCCTCACGCCTGGCGCCCGTCTGGCTGATGAGCGCCTCGGCCTACGCCGGTGACGCCGACCATGCCAAGGCCAAGCCTCTGGCCACGCAGGCCAGCAGCGGCACGCTTTACTTCGGCCTGGCCTGGCTGTTGTTGCTGAGCGGCTTGATGGCCGCGTACGACTCCGCCTGGGTGCCCGGCCTGTGCGCCGCCTGGGTGGCCGGTGGCGCGGCCACCTTGGCCATGCAGAGCTGGCTGGAGCGCCGCCTGGGCGGCTACACCGGTGACAACTTGGGAGCCACTCAGCAGATCGTGGAGCTGGTGATTCTGTTGAGCCTGCTGGCCCTGGTGGGCGTGTTCACATGA